One genomic segment of Lysobacter sp. 5GHs7-4 includes these proteins:
- a CDS encoding LolA-related protein, protein MDPDWILARLAQPASMRTAFVEIRGSALLKAPLRLSGEYQRLEDDTLIRDVRAPYVETTTIRAGEVKIQRAGKAARTFSLSRAPELAGLQASFGALLAGDRKRLEQQYHVVAEGTRQQWTMTLTPRSNAVAAKLQGITLRGRGAELRCIEARPARSDASGAIELQRTLLAGAAREAAAVTDASQLAALCRGHGTAPR, encoded by the coding sequence GTGGACCCGGACTGGATCCTGGCGCGGCTGGCGCAACCGGCCAGCATGCGCACCGCCTTCGTCGAGATCCGCGGCTCGGCCCTGCTCAAGGCGCCGCTGCGCCTGAGCGGCGAGTACCAGCGCCTGGAGGACGACACCCTGATACGCGACGTGCGCGCGCCTTACGTCGAGACCACCACCATCCGCGCCGGCGAAGTGAAGATCCAGCGCGCCGGCAAGGCCGCGCGCACGTTCTCGCTGTCGCGCGCGCCGGAACTGGCCGGCCTGCAGGCCAGCTTCGGCGCCCTGCTGGCCGGCGACCGCAAGCGCCTGGAGCAGCAGTACCACGTCGTCGCCGAAGGCACGCGCCAGCAGTGGACGATGACGCTGACCCCGCGCAGCAACGCGGTCGCGGCCAAGCTGCAGGGCATCACCCTGCGCGGCCGCGGCGCCGAGCTGCGCTGCATCGAGGCGCGTCCGGCGCGTTCGGACGCCAGCGGCGCGATCGAGTTGCAGCGCACGCTGCTGGCCGGCGCCGCGCGTGAGGCGGCCGCCGTCACCGACGCCAGCCAGCTCGCCGCGCTGTGCCGCGGCCACGGCACAGCGCCGCGATGA
- a CDS encoding acyltransferase — protein sequence MSGEHWKQRPEGGSPFALRLLRLIARCGGRGLARLCLYPITAYFVLVRGPERRASRAYLTRALGRRPGLLEIARHIHTFAATILDRLFMLGGQMHYFDVRVSGLDALRAQHGRGGALIFGSHLGSFEALRVLARSAPEVQVRVVFDRSHNPAMTQLLDSLDPRIAAGVIDAGQDGPSIVLAVKQALDEGALVALLVDRARPGEPWLRTPFLGAPAPFPLAPWLVAATLKAPVMLAFGLYRGGARYDLVFEPFSDGSAIARQDRARVLATQIEAYAARLQHHACDAPYNWFNFYDFWHADDAVQDSTASDSHAQGGGAGLAHDDPAAPLGLGAGAGLRRRLAERRSA from the coding sequence ATGAGCGGCGAACACTGGAAGCAGCGCCCGGAGGGCGGCAGCCCGTTCGCGCTGCGGCTGCTGCGGCTGATCGCGCGCTGCGGCGGGCGCGGCCTGGCGCGGCTGTGCCTGTATCCGATCACCGCCTACTTCGTGCTGGTGCGCGGCCCGGAACGGCGTGCCTCGCGCGCCTACCTGACGCGCGCGCTGGGCCGCCGGCCGGGGCTGTTGGAGATCGCGCGCCACATCCACACCTTCGCCGCGACCATCCTGGACCGCTTGTTCATGCTCGGCGGGCAGATGCATTACTTCGACGTGCGCGTGAGCGGGCTGGACGCGCTGCGCGCGCAGCACGGGCGCGGCGGCGCGCTGATCTTCGGTTCCCACCTGGGCAGCTTCGAGGCCCTGCGCGTGCTCGCGCGCAGCGCGCCGGAGGTGCAGGTGCGGGTGGTGTTCGACCGTTCGCACAACCCGGCGATGACCCAACTGCTGGACTCGCTGGACCCGCGCATCGCCGCCGGCGTGATCGATGCCGGCCAGGACGGTCCGTCGATCGTGCTGGCGGTGAAGCAGGCCCTGGACGAGGGCGCGCTGGTGGCCCTGCTGGTCGATCGCGCGCGGCCGGGCGAGCCCTGGCTGCGCACGCCGTTCCTGGGCGCGCCGGCGCCGTTCCCGCTGGCGCCGTGGCTGGTCGCGGCGACGTTGAAAGCGCCGGTGATGCTGGCCTTCGGTCTGTACCGCGGCGGCGCCCGCTACGATCTGGTGTTCGAGCCGTTCAGCGACGGATCGGCGATCGCGCGCCAGGATCGGGCGCGGGTGCTGGCGACGCAGATCGAAGCCTACGCCGCGCGCCTGCAGCACCACGCCTGCGACGCGCCCTACAACTGGTTCAACTTCTACGACTTCTGGCATGCCGATGACGCGGTCCAAGACAGCACAGCTTCCGACAGCCACGCGCAGGGCGGCGGCGCCGGCCTCGCCCACGACGATCCGGCCGCGCCGCTGGGCCTGGGCGCTGGCGCTGGCCTGCGCCGCCGGCTCGCTGAGCGCCGCTCCGCCTGA